A window of the Methanoregula sp. genome harbors these coding sequences:
- a CDS encoding MBL fold metallo-hydrolase: MKKFSFIAHMPDTPGSLQRAAEIIKHYDGNINRIQFDRRIDPGTVFYEVTASEESYSRITRDLAQIGFLQSSIKPQSFLKFCVYLPHRPGALYEFLGLTTDVGANISFLDFDDKSRHPERLTVSLNLEQGAVVERLLNQLKSLYRIEIIEYDTTGKQLDDTVFYVRYAQAIRELIGESEDIFLLSFLADTNHMAQELMDRGCDPKKVFESVLASGQTMKATTGQNFYADVQKFPVDDRMTLFCFQVPCGGNIFLIKSGENLLMIDTGYGIYHHDVMAMFSRYGMGDLKKINRIVVTHADADHCGAAGFFTAPVLMHNSTLEIIRTNNRAYGSRSDHASLDEFYTKMINLFSKFTIPKNVECLSVPNGTMRGIFPVIGTVSIGDIELEILDGLSGHTAGQVFLYSRTHGLLFAADSLINFSSLSKERADYSSLAAFLVTSVNVDSDSAKKERKGLLELVQETDAHLASSGRRCLICGGHGAVSVFDAGKLAMTGQIERYIP; encoded by the coding sequence GTGAAGAAATTCTCTTTTATCGCTCACATGCCCGATACCCCCGGATCACTCCAACGTGCCGCGGAGATTATCAAGCATTATGATGGCAATATCAACCGTATCCAGTTTGACCGCCGCATCGATCCCGGAACCGTCTTTTACGAGGTTACTGCATCAGAAGAATCCTATTCCCGGATTACCCGGGATCTTGCGCAGATCGGGTTTCTCCAGAGTTCCATAAAACCCCAGAGTTTTTTAAAATTCTGTGTATATCTTCCCCATCGCCCGGGTGCACTGTACGAATTCCTGGGATTAACTACCGATGTCGGGGCAAATATCTCGTTTCTGGATTTTGATGATAAGAGCCGGCACCCGGAACGTCTCACGGTAAGCCTGAATCTGGAACAGGGTGCCGTAGTTGAGCGGTTGCTTAACCAGTTAAAATCGTTGTACCGCATTGAGATCATCGAATACGATACTACCGGAAAACAACTGGATGATACCGTTTTTTATGTCCGGTACGCCCAGGCAATCCGCGAGCTCATCGGGGAATCCGAAGATATATTCCTACTCTCGTTTCTTGCCGATACCAACCATATGGCACAGGAACTGATGGACCGCGGTTGCGATCCCAAAAAAGTATTTGAAAGTGTACTTGCTTCAGGCCAGACAATGAAAGCAACAACCGGACAGAATTTTTACGCAGATGTCCAGAAATTCCCGGTTGACGATCGAATGACATTATTCTGCTTCCAGGTACCCTGTGGGGGAAATATATTCCTCATCAAATCCGGAGAAAACCTGCTGATGATTGATACCGGATACGGGATTTATCATCACGATGTAATGGCTATGTTTTCCCGGTATGGCATGGGAGATCTGAAAAAAATCAATCGGATTGTTGTGACCCATGCCGATGCGGACCATTGCGGGGCTGCCGGGTTTTTTACTGCTCCCGTACTCATGCACAACAGTACTCTGGAGATCATCCGGACGAATAACCGGGCGTATGGTTCACGAAGCGATCATGCATCGCTCGATGAATTCTATACAAAGATGATCAACCTGTTCTCAAAATTCACTATCCCGAAAAATGTCGAATGTCTTTCTGTCCCGAACGGAACCATGAGGGGAATATTCCCTGTTATCGGGACCGTATCAATCGGTGATATTGAGCTGGAAATACTGGATGGTCTGAGCGGGCATACTGCCGGCCAGGTGTTCCTCTATTCACGTACTCATGGATTGTTGTTTGCTGCTGACAGCCTGATCAATTTTTCCAGTCTTTCAAAAGAACGGGCAGATTATAGCTCGCTTGCAGCTTTTCTCGTTACTTCTGTCAACGTTGACAGTGACAGCGCAAAGAAAGAGCGAAAAGGACTCCTTGAACTGGTGCAGGAAACAGATGCCCATCTTGCCTCTTCCGGCAGACGATGCCTGATCTGCGGAGGGCATGGGGCAGTATCGGTTTTTGATGCGGGAAAACTCGCGATGACGGGTCAGATCGAACGATACATTCCATAA
- a CDS encoding site-specific DNA-methyltransferase, producing MLPYFSHDTFSLYHADCNEYLATLPDNSVDLIFADPPYNLSNGGFTCQNGKRVPVHKGAWDVSSGIEEDFNFHNAWITSCRRVLKDQGSIWISGTYHSIYACGYALQRTGFHLLNDISWFKPNAPPNLSGRYFTASHETLIWARKSRDAKHTFNYDIIKNGSWKEDVMKRPERQMRSVWSIPSPRGNEKKRGKHPTQKPVALLKRIILSSSKEGDLVLDPFCGSGTTGIVAHQYKRRFIGLDVDKQYLDLARDRFLDTE from the coding sequence ATGCTCCCCTATTTTTCGCACGATACATTCAGTCTGTACCATGCTGACTGCAACGAGTATCTTGCAACACTGCCTGACAATTCTGTAGATCTTATCTTTGCCGATCCTCCCTATAACCTTTCAAACGGGGGATTTACCTGCCAGAACGGGAAAAGAGTCCCGGTTCACAAAGGAGCATGGGATGTAAGTTCCGGTATTGAGGAAGATTTCAATTTTCATAACGCATGGATAACGAGCTGCCGCCGGGTTCTCAAAGATCAAGGTTCAATCTGGATATCCGGGACATACCATTCCATCTATGCCTGCGGTTATGCACTCCAGCGTACCGGTTTTCACCTCCTCAATGATATCAGCTGGTTCAAACCCAATGCGCCACCAAACCTGAGCGGCCGGTATTTTACCGCTAGTCATGAGACCCTGATCTGGGCACGTAAAAGCAGGGATGCAAAACATACGTTCAACTATGACATAATCAAGAACGGCAGCTGGAAAGAAGATGTAATGAAACGACCGGAACGCCAGATGCGATCGGTCTGGAGTATTCCCTCACCAAGGGGTAATGAAAAGAAAAGGGGAAAGCATCCGACACAAAAACCTGTTGCCCTTTTAAAACGGATTATCCTGTCCAGTTCAAAGGAAGGAGATCTGGTGCTCGATCCTTTCTGTGGCAGCGGCACTACCGGCATCGTTGCACACCAGTATAAAAGGAGATTTATTGGTCTGGATGTCGACAAACAATATCTTGATCTGGCACGGGACAGGTTTCTGGATACAGAGTAA
- the hxlB gene encoding 6-phospho-3-hexuloisomerase, translating into MESHRVQEMMRLMASKIRTIANTISDEDVGKFITELLNAKRIYVIGAGRSGLVAKAFAMRLMHLGLQAYVVGETITPALNKGDLMVIFSGSGRTKTVADLAETAKEIGGRICLISSNADSRIGKIADCIVIIEHHRDTVEDDAVEFEIRQMMGEHKSFAPLGTLFETASMIFADAVVSLLMEITKTDESALKNRHTNIE; encoded by the coding sequence ATGGAGAGCCACAGGGTACAGGAAATGATGCGGCTGATGGCATCAAAGATCCGCACAATTGCTAATACCATTTCTGATGAAGATGTGGGGAAGTTCATTACTGAACTTTTGAACGCAAAGCGCATTTATGTGATCGGGGCCGGGCGGTCCGGACTTGTTGCCAAAGCCTTTGCCATGCGCCTCATGCATCTCGGGCTCCAGGCATATGTTGTCGGAGAGACAATAACTCCTGCCCTGAACAAGGGAGACCTGATGGTCATTTTCTCTGGTTCTGGCAGGACCAAGACGGTTGCGGATCTCGCAGAAACGGCAAAAGAGATTGGAGGACGGATATGCCTCATCTCATCGAATGCAGATTCGCGTATCGGCAAGATCGCTGACTGCATTGTAATCATCGAGCATCACCGGGATACGGTTGAGGATGATGCGGTCGAGTTTGAGATACGGCAGATGATGGGGGAGCACAAATCCTTCGCTCCTTTAGGCACGCTCTTTGAGACTGCTTCCATGATCTTTGCAGATGCCGTCGTCTCACTCCTGATGGAGATCACAAAGACCGATGAAAGTGCTCTCAAGAACCGGCATACGAATATTGAATAA
- a CDS encoding pyridoxal phosphate-dependent aminotransferase, with amino-acid sequence MSMKFADRVKDIEISGIRRLFEAAGPDSINLGLGQPDFDTPQHIKDAAIRAIQEGKTGYTGNNGIPELRHAISEKFKHENRLTCPSDQIIVTAGASEALHIVMQAMAGNGDIVLCPDPGFVSYASLAILAGATPVSVPLTHDLHIDVEKAKELMDGAKLFVINSPANPTGAVESKESIKALVEYADDAGVTIISDEVYEHFIYGKKHWSAGQFGDNVVTVNATSKTYAMTGWRLGYLAASPDIIGQCIKVHQYCQACATSISQYAAVAAYEGDQHPVTVMRDEYRARRDLFCKGLSALGLDFPLPEGAFYAFVPMKPALTQKIIDAGVVIVPGAAFGVNAPEYARMSYATSRDNLKRALDRIQKVMCD; translated from the coding sequence ATGAGCATGAAATTTGCAGACCGGGTAAAAGATATCGAGATCTCGGGCATCCGCCGCCTGTTCGAGGCAGCAGGTCCCGACTCCATCAATCTCGGGCTCGGGCAGCCGGACTTTGATACCCCCCAGCACATCAAGGATGCTGCCATCAGGGCCATACAGGAAGGAAAGACCGGGTATACCGGCAACAACGGCATCCCCGAGCTCCGCCACGCAATCAGTGAAAAATTCAAACATGAGAACCGGCTCACCTGCCCTTCGGACCAGATCATTGTCACGGCCGGTGCAAGCGAAGCGCTCCATATTGTGATGCAGGCAATGGCCGGCAACGGCGACATTGTTCTCTGCCCGGATCCGGGTTTTGTTTCTTATGCATCCCTTGCAATCCTTGCTGGTGCCACTCCGGTCAGTGTTCCCCTCACCCATGATTTGCATATCGATGTGGAGAAGGCAAAGGAACTGATGGATGGGGCAAAACTGTTTGTGATAAATTCCCCGGCAAATCCAACGGGGGCAGTTGAGAGCAAAGAGTCCATCAAAGCCTTAGTTGAGTATGCAGATGATGCCGGTGTAACCATCATTTCTGACGAAGTGTATGAACATTTCATCTATGGTAAAAAGCACTGGAGTGCCGGCCAGTTCGGCGATAATGTAGTTACGGTCAACGCGACCAGCAAGACCTATGCGATGACCGGCTGGCGTCTCGGTTATCTTGCCGCATCTCCTGACATCATCGGCCAGTGCATCAAAGTCCACCAGTACTGCCAGGCCTGCGCGACTTCCATCTCCCAGTATGCGGCAGTTGCAGCATACGAAGGTGACCAGCATCCCGTTACGGTTATGCGGGATGAATACCGGGCGCGGCGGGATCTTTTCTGTAAAGGTTTGTCTGCACTGGGGCTGGACTTCCCGCTCCCTGAAGGTGCATTCTATGCGTTCGTACCGATGAAACCTGCGCTCACCCAGAAAATTATTGATGCCGGGGTAGTGATTGTCCCGGGCGCTGCGTTCGGTGTCAATGCACCCGAATATGCCCGTATGAGTTATGCTACCTCGCGGGATAACCTGAAGCGTGCCCTTGATAGGATTCAAAAGGTAATGTGTGATTAA
- a CDS encoding M42 family metallopeptidase, with amino-acid sequence MVKELLRKLSNAHGVSGSEGNVYAVIKKELKGHVDEIREDPMGNLIAIKHGNKFKVMLAAHMDEIGLMVKYVEEKGFIRFVALGGWYGPTLYNQRVILHGANGPVIGVIGGKPPHMMDDEERKKGVKVDDLFIDIGATNPDEVDYLGVEVGTPVTIDREFCELANSRVTGKAFDNRAGVAMLIKTLKEVDSPLTIFGVFTVQEEVGLKGARTSAYALDPDCAIATDVTIPGDHPGIEMKDAPVLMGKGPVITIVDSSGRGLIANRKVVKWLKEAADSNSIPVQMEVGSGGTTDATAIHLTKGGIPSTTMSIPSRYIHSPVEVLDCNDIEAGVKILVAALKKKPVL; translated from the coding sequence ATGGTCAAAGAACTGTTACGTAAATTATCCAATGCCCACGGTGTCTCGGGCAGTGAAGGCAATGTCTATGCGGTCATCAAAAAAGAGCTTAAGGGTCATGTCGATGAAATCCGTGAAGATCCCATGGGCAACCTGATTGCGATTAAGCACGGCAACAAGTTCAAGGTGATGCTTGCTGCCCACATGGACGAGATCGGCCTTATGGTGAAGTATGTCGAAGAGAAAGGCTTCATCCGGTTCGTTGCTCTTGGCGGCTGGTACGGGCCGACGCTCTACAACCAGCGGGTGATCCTGCATGGGGCAAACGGTCCCGTTATTGGTGTCATTGGCGGTAAACCCCCGCATATGATGGATGATGAAGAGCGCAAGAAAGGGGTAAAAGTCGATGATCTCTTCATTGATATTGGTGCCACAAATCCCGATGAGGTCGACTATCTCGGTGTCGAAGTCGGTACTCCTGTAACAATTGACAGGGAGTTCTGTGAACTTGCCAATTCCCGGGTTACCGGAAAAGCCTTTGACAACCGGGCCGGTGTTGCGATGCTGATAAAAACCTTGAAAGAGGTTGATTCCCCACTTACCATCTTTGGCGTCTTCACAGTCCAGGAAGAAGTTGGCCTGAAAGGCGCACGGACCAGTGCGTACGCACTCGATCCCGATTGTGCCATCGCAACCGATGTCACCATCCCTGGCGATCACCCGGGCATTGAGATGAAAGATGCACCCGTTTTAATGGGCAAAGGTCCGGTCATCACCATCGTTGACAGCAGCGGAAGGGGGCTTATTGCGAACCGCAAAGTGGTCAAATGGCTCAAGGAAGCAGCGGATTCAAACTCAATTCCCGTGCAGATGGAAGTCGGCAGCGGCGGGACTACAGACGCAACGGCAATTCACCTGACCAAGGGGGGCATCCCGAGTACAACGATGAGTATCCCATCCCGGTACATCCATTCACCGGTAGAAGTGCTGGACTGCAATGATATCGAAGCCGGTGTGAAAATACTGGTAGCGGCTCTGAAGAAGAAGCCGGTATTATAA
- the hypD gene encoding hydrogenase formation protein HypD translates to MATGTDIAKTLAELVDRDMTFMHICGTHEASIARSGLRSILPEQLKIVMGPGCPVCITPQGEIDAALDLVEKDCIIATYGDLLRVPGSKGSLESCGGDVRVVQGVHKAVEIAGKTDKEVVFISVGFETTAPTVAATILTRPPKNFSILSCHRIVPPAMKWLLEQGEAKLHGFMLPGHVCTIMGYEEYEQFPVPQVVAGFEPEDILLGLVMLVKQVKEGTHRVDNAYPRAVSREGNMKAKKVMYEVFETADVEWRGFPVIPGSGLRLKKEFEQYDAQKKFNIVFKHISKHSACVCDKVLRGIATPEDCKLYGKVCTPRNPVGPCMVSHEGACKIWHMYHKKKV, encoded by the coding sequence ATGGCTACGGGGACTGATATTGCCAAAACGCTTGCTGAATTAGTAGACCGGGATATGACCTTTATGCATATCTGCGGTACGCACGAAGCATCCATAGCACGATCCGGCCTGCGCAGTATCCTGCCCGAACAATTAAAAATTGTTATGGGGCCCGGGTGCCCGGTCTGTATTACTCCCCAGGGTGAAATTGATGCCGCACTCGATCTCGTGGAGAAGGATTGCATCATCGCGACCTACGGCGATCTGCTCCGGGTCCCGGGATCGAAAGGCTCGCTGGAATCCTGCGGAGGGGATGTACGCGTGGTGCAGGGAGTACACAAGGCGGTAGAAATCGCCGGGAAGACCGATAAGGAAGTAGTCTTTATCTCTGTCGGCTTCGAAACAACGGCTCCTACGGTTGCAGCAACCATTCTTACCAGACCCCCGAAAAATTTTTCCATCCTTTCCTGTCATCGCATCGTCCCTCCTGCGATGAAATGGCTGCTGGAACAGGGTGAAGCGAAACTTCACGGGTTCATGCTTCCCGGCCATGTCTGCACCATCATGGGATATGAGGAGTATGAACAGTTCCCTGTGCCCCAGGTGGTTGCGGGATTTGAGCCGGAAGATATCCTTCTCGGACTGGTCATGCTGGTAAAACAGGTAAAAGAAGGAACTCACCGGGTTGACAATGCATATCCCCGTGCGGTTTCACGCGAAGGGAATATGAAAGCCAAGAAAGTGATGTATGAAGTGTTTGAAACTGCCGATGTCGAATGGCGCGGATTCCCGGTCATTCCCGGCTCCGGCCTCCGGCTGAAAAAAGAATTCGAACAGTACGATGCACAGAAGAAATTCAATATTGTCTTCAAGCACATAAGCAAGCACTCCGCATGTGTCTGCGACAAGGTACTGCGGGGAATTGCCACTCCCGAAGACTGTAAGCTTTACGGCAAGGTCTGCACCCCGAGAAACCCGGTCGGTCCCTGCATGGTCAGTCATGAAGGGGCCTGTAAGATCTGGCACATGTACCATAAAAAAAAGGTCTGA
- a CDS encoding mechanosensitive ion channel family protein, which yields MDINYMYAAGMIIFGILIALGARSIVGWLKARADETETQLDDIIIAAIGTPVQVAIVVIAAYFAISHFGILPENLQWILDPRYVTAFYIVIAAWILASFIHDIMMIYGHKLASLSKGDWDDRLVELLVLISKYVIWFAALMAILSVFNVNITPFLAGAGIAGLAVALAAQDIISNFFGGAIITVDKPFKIGDRIKVDQYYGDVLSIGPRSTRLKTLDYQIVTIPNNKITTNVIVNYAEPDQKLRITLPVSVAYGSDPKKVKEILLDIAQNTIKQTEYLLEEPAPKAFFLEFQDSSLKFILYVWARKYNLPDEVKDAINIQIAERFAAEGIEIPFPQMEIRLKK from the coding sequence GTGGATATCAATTACATGTATGCAGCAGGAATGATAATCTTCGGGATACTGATTGCTCTCGGTGCACGATCCATTGTCGGGTGGCTCAAAGCCCGGGCTGATGAAACAGAAACCCAGCTGGACGACATTATCATTGCTGCTATAGGCACTCCGGTACAGGTTGCAATTGTTGTTATTGCAGCTTATTTTGCTATCAGTCATTTCGGTATTCTTCCGGAAAACCTGCAGTGGATCCTCGATCCCCGTTACGTGACCGCCTTTTATATTGTCATCGCGGCATGGATCCTGGCTTCGTTCATCCATGATATCATGATGATCTATGGTCACAAGCTTGCCTCATTATCAAAGGGTGACTGGGATGACCGACTGGTGGAACTACTTGTCCTTATCAGCAAATACGTGATCTGGTTTGCCGCATTGATGGCGATCCTGTCTGTCTTTAATGTAAATATCACACCGTTCCTTGCAGGTGCCGGTATCGCCGGGCTGGCTGTTGCGCTGGCAGCCCAGGATATTATCTCCAATTTCTTTGGCGGGGCGATTATAACCGTTGACAAACCGTTCAAAATTGGTGACCGGATAAAAGTAGACCAGTATTATGGTGATGTGCTCAGTATCGGGCCGAGAAGTACCCGTTTAAAAACACTGGATTACCAGATCGTGACAATCCCGAATAACAAAATTACAACCAATGTTATCGTAAATTATGCAGAGCCGGATCAAAAACTCAGGATTACCCTCCCGGTTTCTGTGGCCTATGGAAGCGATCCAAAGAAAGTAAAAGAGATTTTGCTGGATATTGCACAAAATACTATCAAACAAACCGAATATCTTCTCGAAGAACCTGCGCCAAAAGCTTTCTTCTTAGAGTTCCAGGACTCCAGTCTGAAGTTTATCCTCTACGTATGGGCACGGAAATATAATCTTCCCGATGAAGTAAAAGATGCCATCAATATTCAAATTGCGGAACGCTTTGCAGCAGAAGGTATCGAGATCCCTTTCCCGCAGATGGAAATCCGGTTAAAAAAATAA
- a CDS encoding sugar phosphate isomerase/epimerase: MFGVSTFCLHEIPLPDALDKLSRITNYIEVLDEGLHFLKSAEPLHSCSTRFSIHTPCRGTNIASLLEPIRRASIEVMKECFVIAAEVNAPLVIHPGYFAWAEERDKAEQQMKRSLNDLNHLSQEYSVQFFIENMGNWEYFLLKTPGELPLIGNTTLALDVGHAHQNKCLSEFLRYPAGHYHLHDNRGKEDSHDAVGAGSINFKDVMSAIRKTPIVPIIEVSTYDGVLRSIDHIHAL; this comes from the coding sequence ATGTTTGGTGTATCCACATTCTGCCTTCACGAAATCCCGCTTCCGGATGCACTTGACAAACTCTCTCGTATTACCAATTATATTGAAGTATTGGATGAAGGACTGCATTTCTTAAAATCTGCCGAACCTCTTCATTCCTGTTCCACACGTTTTTCCATCCATACCCCGTGCAGGGGGACAAATATTGCCAGCCTGCTTGAACCAATCCGCCGTGCGAGTATTGAGGTAATGAAAGAATGTTTTGTAATAGCAGCAGAAGTGAATGCGCCACTTGTTATTCACCCGGGGTATTTTGCATGGGCTGAGGAACGCGATAAAGCCGAACAGCAGATGAAGCGTTCTCTTAACGATCTCAACCACTTGTCACAGGAATATTCGGTTCAATTTTTTATCGAGAATATGGGCAATTGGGAATATTTCCTGTTAAAAACACCCGGCGAACTTCCGCTTATCGGTAATACTACCCTTGCTCTTGATGTGGGTCATGCACACCAGAACAAGTGCCTGTCAGAATTCCTCCGGTATCCGGCGGGACACTATCATCTGCATGATAACAGGGGAAAAGAGGATTCGCATGATGCTGTTGGGGCAGGTAGTATCAATTTTAAGGATGTGATGAGTGCGATAAGAAAGACTCCGATTGTTCCTATTATTGAAGTTTCAACCTACGATGGAGTACTACGGAGTATTGATCATATTCATGCGCTCTGA
- a CDS encoding PLP-dependent aminotransferase family protein: MKPPFAPHTRTANKQYTFAPRMAKTPKSFIREILKVTENPDIISFAGGLPNPALIDVEGIARASARVLADDGRSVLQYSTTEGYLPLRRFIAERYKKRLGLSIHSDEILITNGSQQCLDLIGKVFIDTGDHIAIERPGYLGAIQAFSLYEPVFHPINLSDEGPDPSMLHDACRHHDIRLFYGVPNSQNPSGITYSEKQRKEVAGILEKTDTLYIEDDAYGELNFSGKSLPSLRKFLPEQTIITGSFSKILAPGMRLGWIVAPREIMEQIVIAKQASDLHSNYLSQRIAFEYLQQETIDTHIAKIQNAYKNQCECMLDVMADTFPDSVTYTRPTGGMFVWITLPDGISSLDVFAAALKDHVAVLPGTPFYIDGGGKDTMRLNFSNSTDPKIITGIKRLALVIKKQCGE, encoded by the coding sequence ATGAAACCTCCCTTTGCACCACATACCCGTACTGCAAATAAGCAGTACACATTTGCACCAAGGATGGCAAAAACTCCCAAATCCTTTATCCGGGAGATACTCAAGGTTACTGAAAATCCTGACATCATTTCCTTTGCCGGGGGTCTTCCGAATCCTGCACTCATTGATGTTGAAGGAATTGCACGGGCTTCTGCACGGGTTCTTGCCGATGACGGAAGATCAGTATTGCAATATTCCACAACGGAAGGATACCTGCCCCTTCGCCGGTTTATCGCTGAACGATATAAAAAACGGCTGGGATTATCGATACATTCCGATGAGATATTGATTACGAATGGCTCTCAACAATGCCTTGATCTTATCGGCAAGGTTTTTATCGATACCGGGGATCATATCGCCATAGAACGACCCGGATATCTTGGAGCAATTCAGGCATTCTCTCTTTATGAGCCCGTCTTTCACCCAATAAACCTGTCAGATGAGGGGCCGGATCCATCTATGCTCCATGATGCCTGCCGGCATCATGACATCCGGTTGTTCTATGGGGTTCCGAATTCCCAGAACCCATCGGGCATTACCTACTCGGAGAAACAGCGTAAGGAAGTCGCAGGGATCCTTGAAAAAACCGATACCTTGTATATTGAAGATGATGCCTATGGCGAACTGAATTTCTCCGGCAAATCTCTTCCCTCCCTCCGGAAGTTTTTACCGGAACAGACCATTATCACCGGTTCGTTTTCAAAAATCCTTGCCCCGGGCATGCGACTGGGATGGATCGTTGCACCCCGGGAAATTATGGAACAGATTGTGATTGCAAAGCAGGCTTCGGATTTGCATTCCAATTATCTCTCACAAAGGATTGCCTTTGAGTACCTGCAACAGGAAACTATCGATACTCACATCGCCAAAATCCAGAACGCATATAAAAATCAGTGTGAATGCATGCTTGACGTAATGGCAGATACATTTCCGGATTCTGTTACCTATACGCGGCCAACGGGTGGAATGTTCGTCTGGATTACCTTACCGGATGGCATTTCCTCCCTGGATGTTTTTGCTGCTGCCTTAAAAGATCATGTTGCTGTTTTGCCAGGAACTCCTTTTTATATTGATGGTGGCGGAAAGGATACCATGCGGCTCAATTTCTCCAATTCCACAGACCCGAAGATTATTACGGGAATAAAGCGGCTGGCACTCGTGATAAAAAAACAATGCGGGGAATAA